In one Lolium rigidum isolate FL_2022 chromosome 3, APGP_CSIRO_Lrig_0.1, whole genome shotgun sequence genomic region, the following are encoded:
- the LOC124704075 gene encoding phosphoglucomutase, cytoplasmic, translating to MVFSVARKETTPFDGQKPGTSGLRKKVTVFQQPHYLANFVQSTFNALPAEEVKGATIVVSGDGRYFSKDAVQIITKMAAANGVRRVWVGQDTLLSTPAVSAIIRERIAADGSKATGAFILTASHNPGGPTEDFGIKYNMGNGGPAPESVTDKIFSNTKTITEYLIAEDLPDVDVSALGVTTFTGPEGPFDVDVFDSATDYIKLMKSIFDFEAIKKLLASPKFSFCFDGLHGVAGAYAKRMFVDELGASESSLLNCVPKEDFGGGHPDPNLTYAKELVERMGLGKSSSNVEPPEFGAAADGDADRNMVLGKRFFVTPSDSVAIIAANAVQSIPYFASGLKGVARSMPTSAALDVVAKNLNLKFFEVPTGWKFFGNLMDAGMCSVCGEESFGTGSDHIREKDGIWAVLAWLSILAYKNKDNLGGDKLVTVEDIVLQHWATYGRHYYTRYDYENVDAEAAKELMANLVKLQSSLSDVNKLIKEIQPNVADVVSADEFEYKDPVDGSVSKHQGIRYLFGDGSRLVFRLSGTGSVGATIRIYIEQYENDSSKTGRESSDALSPLVDVALKLSKIQEYTGRSAPTVIT from the exons atggTGTTCTCGGTGGCGAGGAAGGAGACCACGCCCTTCGACGGCCAGAAGCCCGGCACCTCCGGCCTCCGGAAGAAG GTTACAGTATTCCAGCAGCCTCATTACCTTGCGAATTTTGTCCAGTCAACATTTAATGCCCTTCCAGCTGAGGAAGTGAAAG GTGCAACCATTGTTGTCTCCGGTGATGGCCGCTATTTCTCAAAGGATGCTGTTCAG ATCATCACAAAAATGGCTGCTGCTAATGGAGTGAGACGTGTCTGGGTTGGACAAGACACTCTCTTGTCTACTCCAGCTGTATCTGCTATAATCCGGGAAAGAATTGCTGCTGAT GGATCAAAGGCTACTGGTGCCTTCATTTTAACAGCCAGTCACAACCCAGGAGGTCCGACCGAG GACTTTGGTATCAAATATAACATGGGAAATGGTGGACCTGCCCCTGAATCTGTTACTGACAAGATTTTCTCTAATACAAAGACAATTACTGAATACCTCATTGCGGAAGACCTTCCAGAT GTTGATGTTTCTGCGTTAGGTGTCACTACCTTCACTGGACCTGAAGGTCCTTTTGATGTTGATGTCTTTGACTCTGCTACAGATTACATAAAGCTAATGAA GTCAATCTTTGACTTCGAGGCAATTAAAAAGCTTCTGGCATCTCCAAAGTTCTCGTTCTG ttttgatggcctccatggtgTTGCTGGAGCTTACGCAAAGCGCATGTTTGTGGACGAGCTTGGCGCGAGTGAAAGCTCACTGTTGAACTGTGTTCCAAAG GAGGACTTTGGCGGTGGTCATCCGGATCCTAACCTCACCTATGCAAAAGAGTTGGTTGAACGGATGGGTCTTGGGAAGTCAAGCTCAAATGTTGAGCCCCCTGAATTTGGTGCTGCAGCTGATGGAGATGCTGACCGGAACATGGTTCTGGGCAAAAG ATTCTTCGTGACACCATCAGATTCGGTTGCCATCATTGCAGCCAATGCTGTTCAATCGATTCCTTACTTTGCTTCTGGCCTGAAGGGAGTTGCCAG GAGCATGCCGACATCAGCTGCCCTTGATGTAGTTGCCAAGAATTTGAATCTCAAGTTCTTCGAG GTGCCTACTGGGTGGAAATTTTTCGGGAACCTGATGGATGCTGGAATGTGCTCAGTTTGTGGTGAAGAAAGCTTTGGCACTG GTTCTGACCACATTCGCGAAAAGGATGGTATTTGGGCTGTTCTAGCATGGCTATCTATTCTAGCTTACAAGAACAAGGACAACCTTGGAGGGGATAAACTTGTTACTGTTGAAGATATTGTTCTTCAGCACTGGGCTACTTATGGTCGCCATTATTATACACGATATGACTATGAG AATGTTGATGCAGAAGCTGCTAAGGAACTTATGGCAAACCTAGTCAAGCTGCAGTCGTCCCTGTCTGATGTTAACAA GTTGATCAAGGAAATCCAGCCTAATGTGGCGGATGTTGTCTCTGCTGATGAGTTTGAGTATAAGGATCCTGTTGATGGCTCTGTCTCCAAGCATCAGGGTATCAGATATCTCTTCGGAGATGGTTCCCGACTG GTGTTCCGCCTTTCAGGAACTGGTTCAGTTGGTGCTACTATTCGTATCTACATTGAGCAGTATGAGAATGATTCATCCAAAACCGGGAGGGAGTCTTCGGATGCTCTTTCCCCACTG GTTGATGTCGCCCTGAAGCTTTCAAAGATTCAGGAGTACACTGGCCGATCTGCCCCAACCGTGATCACATAA